The following coding sequences lie in one Hippoglossus hippoglossus isolate fHipHip1 chromosome 14, fHipHip1.pri, whole genome shotgun sequence genomic window:
- the ndfip1l gene encoding NEDD4 family-interacting protein 1-like isoform X1 has protein sequence MAEPGARYQQLPNEEDPEESPQVAADAPPPYSSITEDNAAYFDYKEDGAFPKPPSYNVATTLPSYDEAERTKAETTVPLVTGRQPQHRERLETFDDVIRSSLEDEDFVTRDDFEDADQLRIGNDGIFMLTFFMAFLFNWIGFFLSFCLTTSAAGRYGAISGFGLSLIKWILIVRFSTYFPGYFDGQYWLWWVFLVLGFLLFLRGFINYARIRKMADTFATLPRTRVLFIY, from the exons ATGGCCGAGCCCGGCGCCAGATACCAGCAG CTGCCCAATGAGGAGGACCCAGAAGAGAGTCCACAGGTAGCAGCTGACGCTCCTCCCCCGTACAGCAGCATCACCGAGGACAATGCTG CCTACTTTGACTACAAGGAAGACGGTGCTTTCCCCAAGCCTCCATCATACAATGTAGCCACTACGCTACCCTCCTACGATGAAGCAGAAAGAACCAAAGCTGAGACAACTGTTCCACTGGTAACCGGAAGA cagcctcagcacAGGGAACGCCTGGAGACTTTTGACGATGTTATTCGCAGTTCACTGGAG GATGAAGACTTTGTGACCAGAGACGACTTTGAAGATGCTGATCAGCTGAGAATAGGAAATGACGGCATCTTCATGCTCACTTTCTTCA tgGCATTCCTCTTCAACTGGATCGgtttcttcctgtctttctgtctgacCACGTCCGCAGCCGGCCGCTACGGAGCCATCTCAGGCTTTGGCCTCTCTCTCATCAAATGGATCCTCATCGTCCGG TTCTCCACATACTTCCCCGGTTACTTTGATGGACAGTACTGGCTGTGGTGGGTGTTCCTGGTGTTGG gaTTCTTGCTCTTCCTGCGCGGATTCATCAACTATGCCAGAATCCGCAAGATGGCCGACACCTTCGCCACCCTGCCACGAACCCGAGTCCTCTTCATCTACTAA
- the ndfip1l gene encoding NEDD4 family-interacting protein 1-like isoform X2 has protein sequence MAEPGARYQQLPNEEDPEESPQVAADAPPPYSSITEDNAAYFDYKEDGAFPKPPSYNVATTLPSYDEAERTKAETTVPLQPQHRERLETFDDVIRSSLEDEDFVTRDDFEDADQLRIGNDGIFMLTFFMAFLFNWIGFFLSFCLTTSAAGRYGAISGFGLSLIKWILIVRFSTYFPGYFDGQYWLWWVFLVLGFLLFLRGFINYARIRKMADTFATLPRTRVLFIY, from the exons ATGGCCGAGCCCGGCGCCAGATACCAGCAG CTGCCCAATGAGGAGGACCCAGAAGAGAGTCCACAGGTAGCAGCTGACGCTCCTCCCCCGTACAGCAGCATCACCGAGGACAATGCTG CCTACTTTGACTACAAGGAAGACGGTGCTTTCCCCAAGCCTCCATCATACAATGTAGCCACTACGCTACCCTCCTACGATGAAGCAGAAAGAACCAAAGCTGAGACAACTGTTCCACTG cagcctcagcacAGGGAACGCCTGGAGACTTTTGACGATGTTATTCGCAGTTCACTGGAG GATGAAGACTTTGTGACCAGAGACGACTTTGAAGATGCTGATCAGCTGAGAATAGGAAATGACGGCATCTTCATGCTCACTTTCTTCA tgGCATTCCTCTTCAACTGGATCGgtttcttcctgtctttctgtctgacCACGTCCGCAGCCGGCCGCTACGGAGCCATCTCAGGCTTTGGCCTCTCTCTCATCAAATGGATCCTCATCGTCCGG TTCTCCACATACTTCCCCGGTTACTTTGATGGACAGTACTGGCTGTGGTGGGTGTTCCTGGTGTTGG gaTTCTTGCTCTTCCTGCGCGGATTCATCAACTATGCCAGAATCCGCAAGATGGCCGACACCTTCGCCACCCTGCCACGAACCCGAGTCCTCTTCATCTACTAA
- the ndfip1l gene encoding NEDD4 family-interacting protein 1-like isoform X4: MAEPGARYQQLPNEEDPEESPQVAADAPPPYSSITEDNAAYFDYKEDGAFPKPPSYNVATTLPSYDEAERTKAETTVPLDEDFVTRDDFEDADQLRIGNDGIFMLTFFMAFLFNWIGFFLSFCLTTSAAGRYGAISGFGLSLIKWILIVRFSTYFPGYFDGQYWLWWVFLVLGFLLFLRGFINYARIRKMADTFATLPRTRVLFIY; the protein is encoded by the exons ATGGCCGAGCCCGGCGCCAGATACCAGCAG CTGCCCAATGAGGAGGACCCAGAAGAGAGTCCACAGGTAGCAGCTGACGCTCCTCCCCCGTACAGCAGCATCACCGAGGACAATGCTG CCTACTTTGACTACAAGGAAGACGGTGCTTTCCCCAAGCCTCCATCATACAATGTAGCCACTACGCTACCCTCCTACGATGAAGCAGAAAGAACCAAAGCTGAGACAACTGTTCCACTG GATGAAGACTTTGTGACCAGAGACGACTTTGAAGATGCTGATCAGCTGAGAATAGGAAATGACGGCATCTTCATGCTCACTTTCTTCA tgGCATTCCTCTTCAACTGGATCGgtttcttcctgtctttctgtctgacCACGTCCGCAGCCGGCCGCTACGGAGCCATCTCAGGCTTTGGCCTCTCTCTCATCAAATGGATCCTCATCGTCCGG TTCTCCACATACTTCCCCGGTTACTTTGATGGACAGTACTGGCTGTGGTGGGTGTTCCTGGTGTTGG gaTTCTTGCTCTTCCTGCGCGGATTCATCAACTATGCCAGAATCCGCAAGATGGCCGACACCTTCGCCACCCTGCCACGAACCCGAGTCCTCTTCATCTACTAA
- the endou2 gene encoding poly(U)-specific endoribonuclease-B yields the protein MIESDNELSAMVQELWDNDVNRLRPGKDYRISLQGKAGDSMSINDNNDGAGYPLFTFVDENIFKKETFLAFISLLDNYVSDTGEPEIVTPEEVAENHKFLDSIIQTPTMKIAHKYLVEKHLSPADTTKFKEQLYRIWFELYARRGSSRPDSSGFEHVFVGETRGGRTVIGFHNWIQLYLQEKLGHIDYKGYSVNAHSPQPDENKHILALQFSWKNGIKPKGSIFIGVSPEFEFALYTLCFLSSPNERVKVQFSFYDVEIVCHHYNQKHIGTTYPVLLRYQNL from the exons ATGATTGAGAGCGACAATGAGCTGTCAGCCATGGTGCAGGAGCTGTGGGACAACGATGTCAACAGACTCCGACCAGGAAAAGACTACAGGATCTCCCTGCAG ggCAAAGCTGGAGACAGCATGTCCATCAACGACAACAACGACGGAGCTGGATATcctctgtttacatttgttgacgagaacattttcaaaaaggagACCTTTCTGG ccTTTATTTCCCTGCTGGATAACTACGTGAGTGACACTGGCGAGCCAGAAATTGTAACCCCCGAGGAGGTGGCAGAAAACCACAAGTTCCTGGACTCCATCATTCAGACTCCCACTATGAAG ATAGCCCATAAATACCTGGTAGAGAAGCACCTCTCTCCTGCGGATACGACAAAATTCAAGGAGCAGCTGTACAGGATCTGGTTTGAACTGTATGCGAGGAGGGGATCCAGCAG GCCAGACTCCTCGGGGTTCGAACACGTGTTTGtcggagagacgagaggaggccGGACTGTGATTGGCTTTCACAACTGGATCCAGCTCtacctgcaggagaagctgggaCACATCGATTACAAAGGCTACAGCGTCAATGCACATTCACCCCAG CCTGACGAGAACAAACACATCCTGGCCCTCCAGTTCAGCTGGAAGAACGGTATAAAGCCCAAGGGCAGCATCTTCATCGGCGTCAGTCCCGAGTTCGAGTTCGCCCTCTAcaccctctgtttcctctcctcgcCCAATGAGCGCGTCAAAGTCCAGTTCAGTTTCTACGATGTGGAGATCGTTTGCCACCACTACAACCAAAAGCACATAGGCACCACCTACCCTGTGCTCCTCAGGTACCAGAACCTTTAG
- the rnf14 gene encoding E3 ubiquitin-protein ligase RNF14 isoform X1, with protein MSEDKEAQEDELLALASIYDEEEFRRAESAQGGEIQLCLELPPDFKIVVKGENKSEYNVCFLPPLVLNFELPAEYPSTLSPIFTLSSKWITRAQMSSLCRRLDELWEENQGCVILFTWIQLLKEEAVDFLGIQSPLEVTRGGSKAGGERRKTDPAATALTQPGSLSENAEEKKREAKKEKSEMQLTASSQLDPRTVLLRDPHSDLLPQLLDFDEAQRQKVFDSKVFCCGICFVEKLGSMCLCFKECQHVYCKACMTEYFQIQIRDGNVQCLNCPEPKCTSLATPSQVKQLVDEELFARYDRLLLQSSLDLMADVVYCPRQSCGTAVMVEPDTTMGICTACQYAFCTLCKLGYHGVSNCKIPADELRNLRDEYLSATSQGKKFLEQRFGKRVIQKAVEESFSRDWLNENCKSCPRCGTNIQKVDGCNKMTCTSCKQYFCWLCLGILSRVNPYSHFNNPHSPCFNQLFHGVDLDDEDALWSDEED; from the exons ATGTCTGAGGACAAGGAAGCCCAGGAGGATGAGCTGCTTGCTTTAGCAAGTATTTATGATGAGGAGGAGTTCCGCCGAGCCGAGTCGGCTCAGGGGGGAGAGATTCAGCTCTGTTTGGAGCTTCCTCCTGATTTCAAAATTGTTGTTAAAG GAGAGAATAAATCAGAATACAATGTCTGCTTCTTGCCTCCTCTGGTGCTCAACTTCGAGCTTCCTGCAGAATATCCCTCCACGTTATCTCCAATCTTCACTCTCAGCTCCAAATGGATAACCAGAGCACAG ATGAGTTCTCTGTGCAGACGTCTGGATGAGCTGTGGGAGGAGAACCAAGGCTGCGTGATTCTGTTCACATGGATCCAGTTACTCAAAGAGGAGGCTGTGGACTTTCTTGGCATCCAGTCTCCCCTTGAAGTCACCAGGGGAGGAAGTAAAGCAGGTGGGGAGCGCAGGAAAACCGACCCAGCAGCTACAG CTCTGACGCAGCCTGGGAGTCTTTCTGAAAACgctgaggagaagaaaagagaagcgAAGAAGGAAAAGTCTGAAATGCAGTTGACGGCTTCTTCTCAACTGGACCCGCGGACCGTCCTGTTGAGGGACCCACATTCTGACCTCCTACCTCAGCTCCTGGACTTTGATGAGGCGCAGCGCCAGAAGGTGTTTGACAGCAAGGTGTTCTGCTGTGGGATCTGCTTCGTAGAGAAGCTGGGCTCCATGTGCCTCTGCTTTAAGGAGTGCCAGCACGTCTACTGCAAGGCCTGCATGACCGAATACTTCCAGATCCAAATACGGGACGGCAACGTTCAGTGCCTTAATTGCCCTGAGCCAAAATGTACCTCCTTAGCCACACCATCGCAG GTGAAGCAGCTTGTGGATGAAGAGCTGTTCGCCCGTTATGACCGCTTGCTGCTTCAGTCGTCTCTGGACCTCATGGCCGACGTGGTCTACTGTCCCCGTCAGTCCTGCGGCACCGCCGTTATGGTGGAGCCAGACACAACCATGGGCATTTGCACTGCCTGCCAGTATGCTTTCTGTACACTGTGCAAGCTCGGCTATCACGGCGTCTCCAACTGTAAAATCCCTGCAG ATGAGCTGCGTAATCTCAGAGACGAATACCTGTCAGCCACGTCTCAGGGGAAAAAGTTCTTGGAGCAGCGCTTTGGGAAGAGGGTGATCCAGAAAGCGGTGGAAGAGTCCTTTAGCAGAGACTGGCTCAATGAGAACTGCAAATCCTGTCCACGCTGTGGAACCAATATCCAG aaaGTGGACGGCTGCAACAAGATGACCTGTACCTCGTGTAAACAATACTTCTGTTGGCTGTGCCTGGGCATCCTCAGCAGAGTCAACCCATACAGCCACTTTAACAACCCACATTCACCCTGTTTCAACCA ACTCTTCCatggtgtggatctggatgaCGAAGATGCCTTGTGGAGCGATGAGGAGGACTGA
- the ndfip1l gene encoding NEDD4 family-interacting protein 1-like isoform X3, translating to MAEPGARYQQLPNEEDPEESPQVAADAPPPYSSITEDNAAYFDYKEDGAFPKPPSYNVATTLPSYDEAERTKAETTVPLVTGRDEDFVTRDDFEDADQLRIGNDGIFMLTFFMAFLFNWIGFFLSFCLTTSAAGRYGAISGFGLSLIKWILIVRFSTYFPGYFDGQYWLWWVFLVLGFLLFLRGFINYARIRKMADTFATLPRTRVLFIY from the exons ATGGCCGAGCCCGGCGCCAGATACCAGCAG CTGCCCAATGAGGAGGACCCAGAAGAGAGTCCACAGGTAGCAGCTGACGCTCCTCCCCCGTACAGCAGCATCACCGAGGACAATGCTG CCTACTTTGACTACAAGGAAGACGGTGCTTTCCCCAAGCCTCCATCATACAATGTAGCCACTACGCTACCCTCCTACGATGAAGCAGAAAGAACCAAAGCTGAGACAACTGTTCCACTGGTAACCGGAAGA GATGAAGACTTTGTGACCAGAGACGACTTTGAAGATGCTGATCAGCTGAGAATAGGAAATGACGGCATCTTCATGCTCACTTTCTTCA tgGCATTCCTCTTCAACTGGATCGgtttcttcctgtctttctgtctgacCACGTCCGCAGCCGGCCGCTACGGAGCCATCTCAGGCTTTGGCCTCTCTCTCATCAAATGGATCCTCATCGTCCGG TTCTCCACATACTTCCCCGGTTACTTTGATGGACAGTACTGGCTGTGGTGGGTGTTCCTGGTGTTGG gaTTCTTGCTCTTCCTGCGCGGATTCATCAACTATGCCAGAATCCGCAAGATGGCCGACACCTTCGCCACCCTGCCACGAACCCGAGTCCTCTTCATCTACTAA
- the rnf14 gene encoding E3 ubiquitin-protein ligase RNF14 isoform X2, translated as MSEDKEAQEDELLALASIYDEEEFRRAESAQGGEIQLCLELPPDFKIVVKGENKSEYNVCFLPPLVLNFELPAEYPSTLSPIFTLSSKWITRAQMSSLCRRLDELWEENQGCVILFTWIQLLKEEAVDFLGIQSPLEVTRGGSKAGGERRKTDPAATALTQPGSLSENAEEKKREAKKEKSEMQLTASSQLDPRTVLLRDPHSDLLPQLLDFDEAQRQKVFDSKVFCCGICFVEKLGSMCLCFKECQHVYCKACMTEYFQIQIRDGNVQCLNCPEPKCTSLATPSQVKQLVDEELFARYDRLLLQSSLDLMADVVYCPRQSCGTAVMVEPDTTMGICTACQYAFCTLCKLGYHGVSNCKIPADELRNLRDEYLSATSQGKKFLEQRFGKRVIQKAVEESFSRDWLNENCKSCPRCGTNIQVGLPLLVTAQ; from the exons ATGTCTGAGGACAAGGAAGCCCAGGAGGATGAGCTGCTTGCTTTAGCAAGTATTTATGATGAGGAGGAGTTCCGCCGAGCCGAGTCGGCTCAGGGGGGAGAGATTCAGCTCTGTTTGGAGCTTCCTCCTGATTTCAAAATTGTTGTTAAAG GAGAGAATAAATCAGAATACAATGTCTGCTTCTTGCCTCCTCTGGTGCTCAACTTCGAGCTTCCTGCAGAATATCCCTCCACGTTATCTCCAATCTTCACTCTCAGCTCCAAATGGATAACCAGAGCACAG ATGAGTTCTCTGTGCAGACGTCTGGATGAGCTGTGGGAGGAGAACCAAGGCTGCGTGATTCTGTTCACATGGATCCAGTTACTCAAAGAGGAGGCTGTGGACTTTCTTGGCATCCAGTCTCCCCTTGAAGTCACCAGGGGAGGAAGTAAAGCAGGTGGGGAGCGCAGGAAAACCGACCCAGCAGCTACAG CTCTGACGCAGCCTGGGAGTCTTTCTGAAAACgctgaggagaagaaaagagaagcgAAGAAGGAAAAGTCTGAAATGCAGTTGACGGCTTCTTCTCAACTGGACCCGCGGACCGTCCTGTTGAGGGACCCACATTCTGACCTCCTACCTCAGCTCCTGGACTTTGATGAGGCGCAGCGCCAGAAGGTGTTTGACAGCAAGGTGTTCTGCTGTGGGATCTGCTTCGTAGAGAAGCTGGGCTCCATGTGCCTCTGCTTTAAGGAGTGCCAGCACGTCTACTGCAAGGCCTGCATGACCGAATACTTCCAGATCCAAATACGGGACGGCAACGTTCAGTGCCTTAATTGCCCTGAGCCAAAATGTACCTCCTTAGCCACACCATCGCAG GTGAAGCAGCTTGTGGATGAAGAGCTGTTCGCCCGTTATGACCGCTTGCTGCTTCAGTCGTCTCTGGACCTCATGGCCGACGTGGTCTACTGTCCCCGTCAGTCCTGCGGCACCGCCGTTATGGTGGAGCCAGACACAACCATGGGCATTTGCACTGCCTGCCAGTATGCTTTCTGTACACTGTGCAAGCTCGGCTATCACGGCGTCTCCAACTGTAAAATCCCTGCAG ATGAGCTGCGTAATCTCAGAGACGAATACCTGTCAGCCACGTCTCAGGGGAAAAAGTTCTTGGAGCAGCGCTTTGGGAAGAGGGTGATCCAGAAAGCGGTGGAAGAGTCCTTTAGCAGAGACTGGCTCAATGAGAACTGCAAATCCTGTCCACGCTGTGGAACCAATATCCAGGTTGggctccccctgctggtcacaGCACAGTAG